A stretch of Arachis hypogaea cultivar Tifrunner chromosome 15, arahy.Tifrunner.gnm2.J5K5, whole genome shotgun sequence DNA encodes these proteins:
- the LOC112751235 gene encoding polyprotein of EF-Ts, chloroplastic, translating into MNSVIPCSVGNLSLVPGIAFSTRKSNSSTRLSLPRSSVKQGSSTWRYHLPSFVASGVFSHNTRRCSFHKKSRTSISATETDVAVEEPGSTVTDEVSDGTPPDEVGTTEDSSSKTDANPASAKSRRSRPPRKSEMPPVKNEDLIPGATFTGKVKSIQPFGAFVDFGAFTDGLVHVSMLSDSFVKDVNSVVSVGQEVKVKLVEVNSETQRISLSMRENSAPSKQRKDPPTNTTNKPEPGKRSTPKPSQKRDAARKSTKFVKGQDLQGTVKNLTRSGAFISLPEGEEGFLPISEELDEIGSAMGTTSLEVGQEVDVRVLRTNRGQVTLTMKKEEDVIESDSLIGQGITHTATNPFALAFRKNKDIAAFLDERDKSQNEDEEPETKSTPQEIEGAVEQGETVSDVSDVQVEPETADKLTEDVPAAAKLAEDDVSESEKDVNEVEVPEITSTLQELEGAVEQRETASDVSDVQVEPESADKLTEDVPAAEKLAEDDVSEREKDVEASAKNGSSTAVVDDESNVSISASGIDVTTEMETEVASESLATDEILSSANIVIDEAIQADDTENNVKDDSSIDIVNKNIVESGVDLAEEEKESQSSNEKEEVAASASTDSDVSSTPVFQESSDGTEENDRIPSPESPATEVVENLIDEPKEDVQEQISATENGTVPENKDVDTVLIGQNGELSPEDSSNTDGTEEKDQVPSPESPVTEVVKASIDAEVEDTEVAIASEQSSTFSNSNGQDGANVSDQSSTKATISPALVKQLREETGAGMMDCKKALSETGGDIIKAQEYLRKKGLSSAEKKASRVTAEGRIGSYIHDSRIGILVEVNCETDFVSRGEIFKELVDDIAMQVAACPQVEYLVTEDVPEEIVNKEKEIEMQKEDLLSRPEQIRSKIVEGRIRKRLEELSLLEQPYIKNDKLVVKDWIKQTIATIGENIKVKRFVRFNLGEGLEKKSQDFAAEVAAQTAAKEAPTPAKEQPAAVEAKETEQKQSTVAVSAALVKQLREETGAGMMDCKKALAETGGDLEKAQEYLRKKGLSTADKKSSRLAAEGRISSYIHDSRIGVLVEVNCETDFVGRSEKFKELVDDLAMQIVACPQVQYVSIEDIPEEIVKKEKEIEMQREDLASKPENIREKIVEGRVTKRLGELVLLEQPFIKDDSVLVKDLVKQSVASIGENIKVRRFVKFTLGESAENETKPEPEA; encoded by the exons ATGAATTCTGTAATCCCATGCTCTGTTGGCAATCTTTCGCTAGTTCCTGGAATTGCCTTTTCGACAAGGAAGAGTAATTCTTCAACCAGGCTCAGTTTGCCAAGGAGTTCCGTAaaacaaggatcatcaacttggAGATATCACTTACCCTCATTTGTTGCCAGTGGAGTATTTTCACATAACACAAGGAGATGCAGTTTTCATAAAAAATCTAGAACTTCCATATCAGCCACGGAAACAGATGTAGCAGTAGAGGAACCAGGTTCAACTGTGACGGATGAAGTTTCTGATGGAACTCCTCCTGATGAAGTTGGAACAACTGAAGATTCATCTTCTAAGACTGATGCCAATCCTGCTTCAGCTAAATCCAGACGTTCAAGACCCCCAAGGAAAAGTGAGATGCCTCCGGTAAAGAATGAGGATTTAATTCCCGGGGCAACTTTTACCGGGAAAGTAAAATCTATCCAGCCATTTGGTGCCTTTGTTGATTTTGGGGCTTTCACAGATGGGCTTGTTCATGTTTCTATGTTAAGTGATAGCTTCGTTAAGGATGTTAATAGTGTTGTTTCTGTAGGACAAGAAGTGAAGGTGAAGCTTGTTGAAGTGAACTCCGAAACTCAGCGTATTTCTCTCTCTATGCGTGAAAATTCTGCCCCTAGTAAGCAACGCAAAGATCCACCAACTAATACTACCAATAAACCTGAACCTGGGAAGAGGAGCACTCCAAAACCAAGTCAGAAGAGAGATGCTGCGAGGAAAAGCACAAAATTCGTCAAAGGGCAGGATTTGCAAGGTACAGTGAAGAATTTGACAAGGAGTGGTGCTTTTATATCTCTTCCTGAAGGGGAGGAAGGATTTCTACCCATATCTGAGGAATTGGATGAAATTGGGAGTGCTATGGGAACCACATCACTGGAGGTTGGTCAAGAAGTCGATGTACGTGTTTTGCGTACAAATAGAGGACAAGTAACATTGACTATGAAGAAAGAGGAAGATGTTATAGAGTCAGACTCACTTATTGGCCAAGGGATTACACACACTGCAACAAATCCTTTTGCTTTGGCTTTTCGTAAGAATAAGGATATTGCTGCATTTTTGGATGAGAGGGACAAAAGTCAAAATGAAGACGAGGAACCAGAAACTAAAAGCACTCCACAAGAAATCGAGGGAGCTGTCGAGCAGGGGGAAACTGTGTCGGATGTTTCTGATGTGCAGGTCGAACCAGAAACTGCAGATAAGTTGACAGAAGATGTTCCTGCTGCAGCAAAACTTGCTGAAGATGATGTTTCTGAAAGTGAGAAAGACGTTAATGAAGTTGAGGTACCAGAAATTACAAGCACTCTGCAAGAACTCGAGGGAGCTGTTGAGCAGCGGGAAACTGCGTCAGATGTTTCTGATGTGCAGGTCGAACCAGAAAGTGCAGATAAGTTGACAGAAGATGTTCCTGCTGCAGAAAAACTTGCTGAAGATGATGTTTCTGAACGTGAGAAAGACGTAGAAGCCAGTGCAAAGAATGGTTCCTCAACAGCTGTAGTGGATGATGAAAGCAATGTCTCAATCTCAGCTTCAGGTATAGATGTTACCACTGAGATGGAAACAGAGGTGGCTTCCGAAAGTTTGGCTACTGATGAGATTCTATCTAGCGCAAATATAGTTATCGATGAAGCTATCCAGGCAGATGACACAGAAAACAACGTAAAAGATGATTCATCCATTGACATTGTTAATAAGAACATTGTAGAAAGTGGAGTTGATCTTgcagaagaggaaaaagagtcACAAAGTTCTAATGAAAAGGAAGAAGTTGCTGCTTCAGCATCAACCGACAGTGATGTATCAAGTACACCAGTTTTCCAAGAAAGTTCAG ATGGAACAGAAGAAAATGACCGAATTCCCTCTCCTGAAAGTCCTGCCACTGAGGTTGTGGAAAACCTCATTGATGAACCTAAAGAAGATGTGCAAGAGCAAATCTCTGCCACAGAGAATGGAACTGTTCCCGAGAACAAAGACGTTGATACTGTTTTGATTGGACAAAATGGCGAGTTGTCTCCTGAGGACAGCTCGAATACAG ATGGAACTGAAGAAAAAGATCAAGTTCCCTCTCCTGAAAGTCCTGTCACTGAAGTTGTGAAGGCTTCCATCGATGCAGAAGTTGAAGATACAGAAGTTGCAATCGCATCTGAGCAAAGCAGCACCTTTTCTAATTCTAATGGACAAGATGGCGCTAATGTTTCAGATCAATCCTCAACTAAAG CAACTATATCTCCGGCACTTGTGAAGCAACTTCGAGAAGAAACAGGAGCTGGAATGATGGACTGCAAAAAGGCTCTTTCCGAGACTGGAGGGGACATTATTAAAGCACAAGAGTATCTTCGAAAGAAGGGGTTATCAAGCGCAGAAAAGAAAGCAAGCAGAGTAACCGCCGAAGGAAGAATAGGCTCTTACATTCATGACAGCCGAATTGGTATCTTGGTAGAGGTAAACTGTGAGACAGATTTTGTCTCCCGAGGCGAAATTTTCAAAGAGCTGGTTGATGACATAGCCATGCAAGTAGCTGCGTGTCCTCAAGTTGAGTATCTTGTAACCGAAGATGTTCCTGAGGAAATTGTGAACAAAGAAAAGGAGATAGAAATGCAGAAAGAGGATCTCTTGTCAAGACCAGAGCAGATAAGATCGAAGATTGTTGAAGGGCGTATAAGAAAAAGACTTGAGGAGCTGTCATTGCTTGAGCAGCCCTACATTAAAAATGATAAACTTGTAGTAAAGGACTGGATCAAGCAGACTATTGCAACTATTGGAGAAAACATCAAAGTTAAGAGGTTTGTGAGGTTCAACCTCGGAGAGGGTTTGGAGAAGAAAAGCCAGGATTTTGCTGCCGAAGTGGCTGCACAAACTGCGGCAAAAGAAGCTCCTACACCAGCCAAAGAGCAACCAGCTGCCGTGGAAGCCAAGGAGACTGAACAAAA GCAATCAACAGTTGCAGTCTCTGCTGCATTGGTCAAGCAACTAAGGGAGGAAACTGGAGCAGGAATGATGGACTGCAAGAAAGCTCTTGCCGAAACCGGAGGGGATCTTGAAAAGGCCCAAGAATACCTCAGGAAGAAGGGTCTCTCAACAGCCGACAAGAAATCCAGCAGGCTAGCAGCCGAAGGCAGAATCAGTTCGTACATTCACGACTCGCGCATTGGGGTACTAGTTGAAGTGAACTGTGAAACTGACTTTGTTGGTAGAAGTGAGAAATTCAAGGAGTTGGTTGATGATCTTGCGATGCAAATCGTGGCCTGCCCACAGGTGCAGTATGTATCCATTGAAGATATTCCGGAGGAAATTGTGAAAAAGGAAAAGGAGATTGAGATGCAGAGAGAGGACCTAGCTTCAAAACCAGAGAACATCAGAGAGAAAATCGTCGAGGGAAGGGTTACGAAGAGGCTTGGGGAGCTCGTGCTTCTAGAGCAGCCTTTTATTAAGGATGACAGTGTCTTGGTGAAGGACTTGGTGAAGCAAAGTGTAGCTTCCATTGGAGAGAACATTAAAGTGAGACGTTTTGTTAAGTTCACTCTTGGGGAGAGTGCTGAAAATGAAACAAAACCAGAACCAGAGGCATAG